From the genome of Salvia splendens isolate huo1 chromosome 7, SspV2, whole genome shotgun sequence:
AGCCAATGAAAGTGGGAATTTCTACATCTTGGTGGATAATAGGCCATGGTTGAAAGATCCCGCATCTCTGTCTACTCATTGGTGGCAATTGATGGTCACTAAGGTTGCTTAAACAATTATATACCATTGTAATAGCGCGATCAAGTAACATAAGTTCAGTCAAGACCTGTTTTTCTCAGATGAACTTCTCTTAATTCTACAGTCCAGGTTGTCCCCATTTGCGAACACAAGGGGCACAAAGGAAAGCAAGTTGTCTGAAGAACTTCCAGATTTGCAGGCTTCTTCCCCACCACCTACCAGAAAACAAAGAGTCCTCCGAGAGTGGTTTCATGTCATCGATGCTATGGTTGTATCTAGGAAGGATGCTTTGCTTCCTGTGAAGAAGCTTACAAACACATTGATTGCAAATGGCGTGATACAAAGAACTCTGTACGCATTCATTGTGTTTGAGGTTGCATGGATTAATGTTCATGGAATCAACTATTATAATGAGGTTCAGGTAGTGATTGCAGAGATTCACTTTAGTTACTTAGGGCTTGCCTGAAATCTGTTTTTTCACTTCTTGTTTGTCATCTTCAGACAGACACATCACTTGCTACAGAGGCTAAGATTATGCGGAGATGGGAATTCGACAGTATAGCACAAGCTGACAGTAGCATTGCATTGCCTCGTGGTTTCCAGGGACAATTAAAGAACATATTCTTTTGAAGGAGCATCTGGATGCCACACTAGGTATTTGTTACAGCCAGAAAACAACAATTGCATTCGATATTCTTGCATGATTTCTTACAAGGAGCATATTTTAGGGTGACGAAGAGTGTCAGCGAGCACAGTTGAGATTTCATTGTGGCGTTCCCTTTGGCATGATCTTTTCTCTCAGGTGGTTTCCAAGCACTGAAATGTTTAAATACTGCAGTGTTTGCATATTTGATCAGCTTTGCAGCTCTTGaccttttattttgtttcttttgaTCAGATTTTTCGTGCTCTGCGAAGTATTCTCTGCGGTTTAGTGGCTTTCCTCGCTGCCTGCAATAGGCACCGTCTCAGGTACAATTTTATAGCTATATCTGTTGATTCTAGGGCTGCAAAACAAGCCGAGCTGTACACTAGCAAGCTCAATCTTAAGTTTGAGTTTGTCCTGGATCAAAATAAGCTCGAGCTGGATTTGTATATGACTCGTTTAGCATCTTAATCGAGTTTCTACTACCCTTCGGCCTTCTATAGCAGCTATACAACAATATTCAAAAGAT
Proteins encoded in this window:
- the LOC121811354 gene encoding uncharacterized protein LOC121811354, giving the protein MKLVIGVCCSDRSCRAILLWNSPEIEPPLVYSGGTLKEKRGYSDRFSSNGERGRGTLVFPLTSLQIGDLQSYLSHLHLFLANESGNFYILVDNRPWLKDPASLSTHWWQLMVTKSRLSPFANTRGTKESKLSEELPDLQASSPPPTRKQRVLREWFHVIDAMVVSRKDALLPVKKLTNTLIANGVIQRTLYAFIVFEVAWINVHGINYYNEVQTDTSLATEAKIMRRWEFDSIAQADSSIALPRGFQGQLKNIFF